From Erinaceus europaeus chromosome 9, mEriEur2.1, whole genome shotgun sequence, one genomic window encodes:
- the RAB24 gene encoding ras-related protein Rab-24 — MSGPRVDVKVVMLGKEYVGKTSLVERYVHDRFLVGPYQNTIGAAFVAKVMSVGDRTVTLGIWDTAGSERYEAMGRMYYRGAKAAIVCYDLTDSSSFERAKFWVKELRNLEEGCQIYLCGTKSDLLEEDRRRRRVDFHDVQDYADNIKAQLFETSSKTGQSVDELFQKVAEDYVSVAAFQVMTEDKGVDLGQKANPYFYNCCHH, encoded by the exons ATGAGCGGGCCGCGCGTGGACGTGAAGGTGGTGATGCTGGGCAAGGAGTACGTGGGCAAGACCAGCCTGGTGGAGCGCTACGTGCACGACCGCTTCCTGGTGGGGCCCTACCAGAAC ACCATCGGGGCCGCCTTCGTGGCCAAGGTGATGTCCGTCGGAGACCGGACAGTGACTTTGGGCATTTGG GACACGGCGGGCTCTGAGCGCTACGAGGCCATGGGCCGCATGTACTACCGGGGCGCCAAGGCTGCCATAGTCTGTTATG ACCTCACAGACAGCAGCAGCTTTGAGCGAGCCAAGTTCTGGGTGAAGGAACTCCGCAACCTGGAGGAG GGCTGTCAGATATACCTGTGCGGCACCAAGAGTGACCTGCTGGAGGAGGACAGGCGGCGACGGCGGGTGGACTTCCACGACGTCCAGGACTACGCAGACA ACATCAAAGCTCAGCTCTTTGAAACATCCAGCAAGACAGGACAGAGTGTGG aCGAGCTCTTCCAGAAAGTGGCAGAAGATTATGTCAGTGTGGCTGCCTTCCAGGTGATGACAG AGGACAAGGGTGTGGACCTGGGCCAGAAGGCAAACCCCTACTTCTACAACTGCTGTCATCACTGA
- the PRELID1 gene encoding PRELI domain-containing protein 1, mitochondrial produces MVKYFLGQSVLRSSWDQVFAAFWQRYPNPYSKHVLTEDIVHREVTPDQKLLSRRLLTKTNRMPRWAERLFPANVAHSVYILEDSIVDPQNQTMTTFTWNINHARLMMVEERCVYCVNADNSGWTEIRREAWVSSSLFGVSRAVQEFGLARFKSNVTKTMKGFEYILAKLQGEAPSKTLVETAKEAKEKAKETALAATEKAKDLASKAATKPPQQRQQFV; encoded by the exons ATGGTGAAGTACTTCCTGGGCCAGAGCGTGCTCCGGAGCTCCTGGGACCAAGTGTTCGCCGCCTTCTGGCAGCGGTACCCGAATCCCTACAG CAAACATGTCCTGACGGAAGACATAGTCCACCGGGAGGTGACCCCTGACCAGAAACTCCTGTCCCGGCGACTCCTGACCAAGACCAACAGGATGCCGCGCTGGGCCGAGCGACTGTTCCCCGCCAACGTCGCTCACTCGGTGTACATCCTGGAGGACTCCATCGTGGACCCGCAGAACCAGACCATGACCACCTTCACCTGGAACATCAACCACGCCCGGCTGATG ATGGTGGAGGAGCGATGTGTTTACTGTGTGAACGCTGACAACAGCGGCTGGACCGAAATCCGCAGGGAGGCCTGGGTCTCCTCGAGCCTCTTCGGTGtctccagagctgttcag GAGTTTGGTCTCGCCCGGTTCAAAAGCAACGTGACCAAGACCATGAAGGGTTTTGAGTATATCTTGGCCAAGCTGCAGG GCGAGGCCCCTTCCAAAACCCTGGTGGAGACAGCCAAGGAAGCCAAGGAGAAGGCGAAGGAGACGGCACTGGCCGCTACGGAGAAGGCCAAGGACCTTGCCAGCAAGGCCGCTACCAAGCCACCGCAGCAGCGGCAGCAGTTCGTGTAG